The Sorex araneus isolate mSorAra2 chromosome 5, mSorAra2.pri, whole genome shotgun sequence genome has a segment encoding these proteins:
- the HENMT1 gene encoding small RNA 2'-O-methyltransferase, with protein MEQSDLECNNVTDGNFEEVAGKKVIEFKPPLYRQRYYFVKNLVNKHKPKKVADLGCGDTSLIWLLKFHSCIELLVGVDIDEDKLQWKGSKLSPFMGDFLSPRDLNLTITLYHGSAVEKDSRLLGFDLITCIELIEHLDSRDLARFPKVVFGYLSPAMVVISTPNSEFNPLFPTVTLRDSDHKFEWSRMQFQTWALDVANLYNYSVEFTGVGEPPIGAEEVGYCTQIGIFRKNFTKSATLCQSEQHGELTYKAVFTAIYPSLQQKRFRQLVLTNEVFREVQSMKHTFVQSLKPQDEGAFCDKSKDAGLSRACVTLLGPVFTEAEKTNIEKSPEPFCIGNKFYVPLERLFAYPKVNRLCDNIEVLKTLIAGSVGLNSDGSAVKVDLLDEEESF; from the exons ATGGAACAAAGCGACTTAGAG TGCAATAATGTGACTGATGGTAATTTTGAAGAAGTCGCTGGCAAGAAGGTGATTGAGTTTAAACCTCCATTATACAGACAGCGGTACTATTTTGTTAAAAATCTAGTGAATAAACATAAACCCAAGAAG GTTGCTGACTTGGGCTGTGGTGACACTTCACTCATATGGCTGCTAAAATTCCACAGTTGTATTGAACTGCTTGTTGGAGTAGATATTGATGAAGATAAATTGCAATGGAAAGG GAGTAAGTTGTCTCCTTTCATGGGGGATTTCCTAAGTCCTCGGGATCTGAATTTGACGATTACCTTGTATCACGGTTCCGCAGTAGAGAAAGATTCTCGTTTGCTTGGATTTGACTTAATAACGTGTATTGAATT AATAGAACATTTGGATTCCAGAGACCTGGCCAGGTTTCCCAAAGTTGTATTTGGGTACCTGTCTCCAGCGATGGTCGTCATCAGCACACCCAACTCTGAGTTCAACCCCCTGTTTCCAACAGTGACTCTAAGAGATTCTGACCACAAATTTGAGTGGAGCAGAATGCAGTTTCAGACCTG GGCTTTAGATGTGGCAAACCTCTACAATTACTCGGTGGAGTTTACTGGTGTGGGGGAGCCCCCCATAGGAGCTGAGGAAGTTGGGTACTGTACCCAGATAGGAATCTTCCGGAAAAACTTCACCAAGTCAGCCACTCTGTGCCAATCTGAGCAGCATGGCGAACTTACTTATAAAGCT GTTTTTACAGCCATCTACCCAAGTTTGCAGCAAAAACGATTCCGCCAGCTTGTGTTAACTAATGAAGTGTTCCGAGAAGTCCAAAGCATGAAACATACATTTGTCCAAAGCCTGAAACCACAGGATGAAGGGGCATTTTGTGATAAGTCCAAAGACGCTGGCCTCTCACGTGCCTGTGTCACGCTCCTGGGACCGGTCTTCACAGAGGCGGAGAAGACCAACATAGAAAAGTCCCCCGAACCTTTCTGCATAGGAAACAAATTCTATGTGCCTTTGGAAAGACTCTTTGCTTATCCCAAGGTGAACCGCTTATGTGATAACATCGAGGTGCTGAAAACACTCATTGCTGGCTCAGTTGGGTTGAACAGCGATGGCTCTGCCGTGAAGGTTGATCTGCTTGATGAAGAGGAGAGTTTCTGA